A DNA window from Vibrio tarriae contains the following coding sequences:
- a CDS encoding lysophospholipid acyltransferase family protein: protein MRKIGQYWRIVATGFCFAMFGIGGLALSFVIIPLIHLLEKDQTRREYRVQNTIQKTFNLFCKLMKYTGAIDYKITGTDILASDRNCLIIANHPSLIDYVLIASQLPQCDCLVKAAIWDNPFMKHVVKGAGYIPNKSPDELLSQCEQRFARGNVLLVFPEGTRTTPGIKSNLQRGAAQVAVRTERDMRVVHITVTPSFLTKEKKWYQVPESKPFFHIEVKHKVEVKPFIEQTSNPTSAARRLNQHLAETIFPS from the coding sequence ATGAGAAAAATTGGTCAGTACTGGCGTATTGTCGCCACGGGTTTCTGTTTTGCCATGTTTGGTATTGGTGGATTAGCACTGAGTTTTGTGATTATCCCTCTTATTCACTTGCTTGAAAAAGATCAAACGCGGCGTGAATATCGCGTACAAAACACGATCCAAAAAACCTTCAATCTATTTTGCAAGTTGATGAAATACACTGGCGCAATTGACTACAAAATAACCGGTACTGACATTTTAGCCAGTGATAGAAACTGTTTAATAATTGCTAATCATCCCAGTTTGATTGATTACGTGTTAATTGCCTCACAGTTGCCACAATGCGATTGTTTAGTTAAAGCAGCGATTTGGGATAATCCTTTTATGAAGCACGTAGTAAAAGGCGCAGGTTATATTCCCAATAAATCCCCTGATGAATTACTCAGCCAGTGTGAACAGCGCTTTGCGCGTGGAAATGTATTGTTGGTATTTCCTGAAGGAACCCGTACAACACCCGGAATAAAATCTAATTTACAACGCGGCGCAGCCCAAGTGGCAGTTCGTACTGAGCGTGATATGCGCGTTGTGCACATTACCGTAACGCCTAGTTTTCTAACAAAAGAGAAAAAGTGGTATCAAGTGCCAGAGAGCAAACCCTTCTTTCATATAGAGGTAAAACATAAGGTTGAGGTAAAACCATTTATAGAGCAAACTAGCAACCCAACGTCAGCAGCTAGAAGATTAAATCAACATCTGGCTGAGACCATTTTCCCAAGTTAA
- a CDS encoding glycosyltransferase family 2 protein — protein sequence MSNYHACFLIPCYNHGSTVGQVIDALLPYQLPVILVDDGSNLITQQQLERQAQRNNVHLVRLAHNQGKGGAVMAGIRHANKLGFTHAIQIDSDGQHDIQALPKLLETSKRLPERLISGKPIYDASVPKSRLYGRYVTHVWVWIETLSLAIEDSMCGFRAYPVEKTVSVLDKYRIGSRMDFDIEILVRMYWEGADIEFIETRVIYPEGGISHFDALWDNVKISWMHTRLFFGMLPRIPKLLGRKKPNSQPRTHWSKQQEKGTVLGIKLLLAIYTLLGRPTFNLILRLVMGYYHATGKQAKSASQTYLAQLQHYASDKQIELPDHLTSYNHLFSFGHTMLDKLAAWKGDFSAHNLTIHGQQQFDQMVASKQGVVILGSHLGNLELCRALGRRHTDVKINALVFTEHAERFNAVMKAVNPSSELNLIQVSSLGPDTAILLQQKIEQGEWIVIVGDRTSTSKESRAVWADFLGKPAPFPQGPFMLASILKAPVYLLFGLRDDTSSTAHFDVYFEHFSDKIVLPRKERQAALEMVVQQYAQRLEHYTLQAPLQWYNFFDFWNLTDQQHDNANRT from the coding sequence GTGAGTAATTACCACGCTTGCTTTTTGATCCCATGCTACAACCACGGTAGCACCGTTGGTCAGGTCATTGATGCCCTGCTGCCATACCAACTGCCGGTTATTTTGGTTGATGACGGCAGTAACCTCATTACACAGCAGCAACTCGAGCGGCAAGCGCAGCGCAACAATGTTCATTTGGTCAGGCTGGCGCACAACCAAGGCAAAGGTGGCGCGGTCATGGCGGGGATTCGCCATGCCAATAAACTCGGTTTTACTCATGCTATCCAGATTGACTCCGATGGTCAGCATGATATTCAAGCTCTACCAAAACTGCTTGAAACGTCAAAAAGGCTCCCCGAGCGCCTCATCTCTGGCAAGCCGATTTACGATGCAAGCGTGCCTAAATCTCGACTCTATGGACGCTACGTGACGCACGTTTGGGTATGGATTGAAACCTTATCCTTGGCCATCGAAGACAGCATGTGCGGTTTTCGCGCCTACCCGGTGGAGAAAACCGTCAGCGTGCTCGATAAGTACCGAATTGGCAGTCGGATGGATTTTGATATCGAGATCTTAGTGCGGATGTACTGGGAGGGGGCCGATATTGAGTTTATCGAAACTCGGGTCATTTACCCCGAAGGCGGCATCTCCCACTTCGATGCGCTGTGGGACAATGTCAAAATCAGTTGGATGCACACCCGGCTATTTTTCGGCATGTTGCCGCGTATTCCCAAACTTCTTGGCCGAAAAAAGCCCAATTCGCAGCCAAGAACCCATTGGTCGAAACAGCAGGAAAAAGGCACCGTGCTTGGGATTAAGCTGCTGCTGGCGATTTATACTTTGCTTGGCAGGCCGACTTTTAACCTAATTTTGCGTTTGGTGATGGGCTACTACCATGCCACAGGCAAGCAGGCAAAAAGCGCCTCGCAAACCTATTTGGCTCAGTTGCAACACTACGCCAGTGACAAGCAGATCGAGCTACCCGACCACCTCACCAGCTACAATCATTTGTTCTCGTTTGGTCACACCATGCTCGACAAACTGGCCGCGTGGAAAGGTGACTTTTCAGCGCACAATCTTACTATTCACGGCCAACAACAGTTCGACCAAATGGTCGCGAGTAAGCAGGGCGTGGTGATCTTAGGCTCACATTTAGGCAACCTTGAGCTGTGTCGCGCACTGGGGCGACGCCATACTGACGTCAAGATCAATGCGCTGGTGTTCACTGAGCATGCCGAGCGCTTTAACGCTGTGATGAAAGCGGTGAATCCAAGCTCGGAGCTGAACTTGATCCAAGTAAGTTCGTTAGGGCCGGACACCGCTATCTTGCTGCAACAGAAAATTGAGCAAGGTGAGTGGATAGTGATTGTCGGCGACCGCACCTCCACCAGCAAAGAGAGCAGAGCGGTATGGGCCGATTTTCTCGGTAAGCCAGCACCTTTCCCTCAAGGGCCATTTATGCTGGCGTCCATCTTAAAAGCACCGGTTTATTTGTTGTTTGGTTTACGGGATGACACCAGTTCCACAGCGCATTTTGATGTCTATTTCGAGCATTTTAGCGACAAAATTGTTCTGCCTCGCAAAGAGAGACAAGCCGCTTTAGAAATGGTTGTGCAACAATACGCGCAACGTTTAGAACATTACACGCTGCAAGCTCCTTTGCAGTGGTATAACTTTTTCGATTTTTGGAACCTGACAGATCAGCAACATGACAACGCAAACAGAACATAA
- a CDS encoding AMP-binding protein, whose product MSQTQPFLSLSTLFATGRAPNHPIAFDAQGERHWQQFLAQVAALCQRLNREPAKKVALCCLDSYHFAVGFFALCYSQKALILPGNYQPSALAELSSEFDLLLCDHKIAQSTSLPHLLLEPESMESASYVFKPLDVENLTLTLFTSGSSGVPKAIAKTIKQLDIEIEILQRLFGAQLTNCRIESTVSHQHIYGLLFRLLWPLCAGRAFARYNLEYPEQLIAHAEEKVALISSPALLKRLAQEHQTGAFAAIFSSGGPLSFQAAHDAQQLFTQWPIEVFGSTETGGIAYRQQVCEHQPWTLFPGVEVMLNEERCLRLRSPHIYPHHWYQTADECELLGERQFILKGRTDRVIKIEEKRVSLVEVEKRLEQLAWFSESAVIPMQENDRLVLVAALVLNQTGKQQIEDIGKGKFWLQLRAELRQWLEPIAIPRRYRLVEHIPLNSQGKRLNNEIEMLFQSN is encoded by the coding sequence ATGAGTCAAACTCAACCATTTCTCTCTTTGTCGACGCTGTTTGCAACTGGCAGAGCGCCCAATCACCCGATCGCATTTGATGCGCAGGGAGAGCGCCACTGGCAGCAGTTCTTGGCGCAGGTTGCCGCGCTTTGCCAGCGACTCAACCGCGAGCCAGCGAAGAAGGTCGCTCTGTGCTGTTTGGACAGCTACCACTTTGCCGTGGGCTTTTTTGCTTTGTGTTACAGCCAGAAAGCGCTCATTCTGCCGGGTAACTATCAGCCATCCGCTTTGGCAGAACTCAGCAGTGAGTTTGATCTGCTCCTTTGCGATCATAAGATTGCACAAAGCACGTCACTTCCTCATCTTTTGCTTGAGCCAGAGTCGATGGAAAGCGCCAGCTATGTGTTTAAACCGCTCGATGTGGAAAACCTCACCCTGACCTTATTTACTTCTGGCTCAAGTGGGGTGCCAAAAGCAATCGCCAAAACAATCAAACAACTTGATATCGAGATTGAGATATTACAACGTCTGTTTGGTGCTCAACTGACGAACTGTCGCATTGAGAGTACTGTCTCCCATCAGCATATTTATGGCTTACTATTTCGCCTGTTGTGGCCTCTGTGCGCAGGTCGAGCATTTGCACGCTATAACTTGGAATATCCTGAGCAGTTGATCGCCCACGCTGAGGAGAAAGTCGCGCTGATCAGTAGCCCTGCGCTCTTAAAACGTTTGGCTCAGGAGCATCAGACTGGCGCTTTCGCGGCTATTTTCTCATCCGGCGGACCACTGAGTTTTCAGGCCGCCCACGATGCGCAGCAGTTGTTTACTCAGTGGCCGATAGAAGTGTTTGGCAGCACCGAAACGGGCGGAATTGCCTATCGCCAGCAGGTTTGCGAGCACCAACCGTGGACGCTGTTCCCCGGCGTTGAGGTTATGCTTAATGAAGAACGATGTTTACGCTTACGTTCGCCGCATATCTATCCGCACCACTGGTATCAGACCGCCGATGAATGTGAGTTGCTCGGTGAGCGGCAATTTATCCTCAAAGGACGCACTGACCGCGTGATTAAAATCGAAGAGAAACGTGTTTCGCTAGTCGAAGTGGAAAAGCGTCTTGAGCAGTTAGCATGGTTCAGCGAAAGTGCGGTCATACCGATGCAGGAAAATGATCGCTTAGTACTGGTCGCTGCGCTGGTCCTAAATCAGACAGGCAAACAACAGATAGAAGATATCGGCAAAGGCAAATTCTGGTTGCAGCTGCGCGCTGAGCTGCGCCAGTGGCTAGAGCCGATTGCCATACCTCGGCGCTATCGCCTAGTGGAACACATCCCACTCAATAGCCAAGGAAAACGGCTGAACAACGAAATCGAGATGCTTTTTCAGTCCAATTAA
- the rnb gene encoding exoribonuclease II has translation MFQDNPLLAQLKQKIQETLPKKEGTIKASDKGFGFLEVDSKTSYFVPPPYMKKCLHGDKVVAFIRTENEREVAEPSELIEQSLTRFIGRVKLFKGKLNVAPDHPQLKKLSLKAKTKKGLNEADFQEGDWVVAHLVRHPLKGDDGFFVQISHKITDANDKIAPWWVTLAENDLPNSEPAGIDDWQLKDDADLVREDLTALPFVTIDGESTKDMDDALYAQQLPNGDFALTIAIADPTAYITPEDEMDKVARERGFTIYLPGRNIPMLPRDLADELCSLMEDQVRPALCCSVTISKDGVIGDDIRFFAANIKSHARLVYDHVSDWLETGSSEQWQPSEEIAQVVRDLYAFSQARATWRETHAVVFPDRPDYRFELSAENDVVAIHADMRRTANRLVEESMITANICAGKTLQTTFGFGVFNTHAGFKAEKMADVVELMAVHSAPNADAETLATVEGFAALRRWLATQETSYLDNRIRKYQSYSEIGNQPLPHFAMGLDVYATWTSPIRKYGDMINHRLLKAHILGKAPVQTPDETVGEELALHRKHHKIAERNVADWLYARTLADEPAKETRFQAEIFDINRPGMRVRLLENGAMAFIPGALILDNKERIECNGEDGTVLIDKEVVYKLGDVLEIVLTEVNQENRSLVGKPTQVFADLVSETQTSAEQPAEGAENSEPQA, from the coding sequence ATGTTCCAAGACAATCCGCTCCTCGCGCAGCTTAAACAAAAAATCCAAGAAACCCTGCCTAAGAAAGAAGGCACCATCAAAGCCAGTGACAAAGGTTTTGGCTTCCTCGAAGTCGATAGCAAAACCAGCTACTTTGTTCCGCCTCCTTATATGAAGAAGTGTTTGCATGGCGACAAAGTCGTGGCTTTCATCCGTACCGAAAATGAACGCGAAGTGGCTGAGCCTTCTGAACTCATCGAGCAATCGCTGACTCGCTTCATTGGCCGCGTAAAACTATTTAAAGGCAAACTGAACGTCGCGCCGGATCATCCACAACTGAAAAAGCTGTCGCTGAAGGCCAAAACCAAGAAAGGCCTCAACGAAGCTGACTTCCAAGAAGGTGATTGGGTCGTCGCTCACCTTGTCCGCCACCCTTTGAAAGGTGACGATGGTTTCTTTGTGCAGATTTCACACAAAATCACCGATGCGAATGACAAAATTGCCCCTTGGTGGGTGACATTAGCGGAAAACGATCTGCCTAACAGCGAGCCTGCGGGCATTGACGATTGGCAACTCAAAGATGATGCAGACTTGGTTCGTGAAGATCTGACCGCACTGCCTTTTGTCACCATCGATGGTGAATCCACCAAAGATATGGATGACGCGTTGTACGCACAGCAACTGCCAAACGGTGATTTTGCGCTGACCATCGCGATTGCCGATCCAACCGCTTACATCACCCCAGAAGATGAGATGGACAAAGTGGCTCGTGAGCGTGGCTTTACCATTTATTTGCCAGGTCGCAACATTCCTATGTTGCCACGCGATCTCGCCGATGAGCTTTGCTCTCTGATGGAAGACCAAGTTCGTCCAGCCCTATGCTGCTCAGTCACGATCAGTAAAGATGGCGTGATTGGCGATGATATTCGCTTTTTCGCAGCCAACATCAAATCTCACGCACGCCTAGTGTACGACCATGTTTCTGACTGGTTGGAGACTGGCAGCTCGGAACAGTGGCAACCAAGCGAAGAAATTGCCCAAGTGGTGCGCGACCTTTACGCTTTCTCACAAGCGCGTGCGACTTGGCGTGAAACCCATGCCGTGGTATTTCCAGATCGTCCAGACTATCGCTTCGAACTTAGCGCCGAAAACGATGTCGTGGCGATTCATGCTGACATGCGCCGTACGGCAAACCGCTTGGTCGAAGAATCGATGATCACTGCCAACATCTGTGCGGGTAAAACGCTGCAAACCACATTTGGTTTTGGTGTATTCAATACCCACGCTGGTTTTAAAGCGGAGAAAATGGCCGACGTGGTGGAGTTAATGGCTGTTCACAGTGCACCGAATGCGGACGCTGAAACGCTGGCAACGGTGGAAGGCTTTGCTGCTCTGCGCCGCTGGCTAGCCACACAAGAAACCAGCTACCTCGATAATCGTATTCGTAAATACCAAAGCTACAGTGAGATTGGCAACCAGCCTCTCCCCCACTTCGCGATGGGCCTTGATGTGTACGCAACGTGGACTTCGCCGATTCGTAAATACGGCGACATGATCAACCATCGCCTACTGAAAGCGCACATTCTGGGCAAAGCCCCGGTGCAAACGCCGGATGAGACAGTTGGTGAAGAACTGGCTCTGCACCGTAAACACCACAAAATTGCTGAACGTAATGTGGCAGATTGGCTGTATGCGCGCACACTGGCTGATGAGCCAGCGAAAGAAACCCGCTTCCAAGCCGAGATCTTCGATATCAACCGTCCGGGCATGCGTGTGCGCTTACTCGAAAATGGTGCAATGGCCTTTATTCCGGGAGCCCTGATCCTCGATAACAAAGAGCGTATCGAGTGTAATGGTGAAGACGGCACGGTACTGATCGATAAAGAAGTGGTGTACAAACTTGGTGATGTGCTGGAAATCGTCCTGACAGAAGTCAATCAAGAAAACCGAAGCTTAGTGGGTAAACCAACGCAAGTGTTTGCTGATCTGGTTTCAGAGACGCAAACCAGCGCAGAGCAACCTGCTGAGGGCGCAGAAAATAGCGAGCCACAAGCTTAG
- a CDS encoding ApeI family dehydratase: MTQKRKPTLLSVVVEQDQATLHLRVDHDILDFSGHFSHFPLLPGVTQIDWAVAYAKEFLHTPPSFKGMEVIKFQEPILPDSEVSLQLKWDDEKQKLHFAYTSQRNGAVVNHSTGKMKLGNASE, encoded by the coding sequence ATGACCCAAAAAAGAAAGCCAACGCTGTTATCCGTTGTGGTCGAACAAGACCAAGCCACACTGCATTTGCGTGTTGATCACGACATACTGGACTTTTCCGGTCACTTTAGCCATTTTCCGTTGTTGCCGGGCGTGACCCAAATTGATTGGGCGGTCGCTTATGCCAAGGAGTTTTTGCATACGCCACCTTCCTTTAAAGGCATGGAAGTGATCAAATTCCAAGAACCGATTTTGCCAGATAGCGAAGTGTCGCTACAGCTCAAATGGGATGACGAAAAACAAAAATTGCACTTTGCCTACACGTCACAACGAAATGGCGCAGTGGTCAATCACTCTACTGGAAAAATGAAGTTGGGGAACGCTAGTGAGTAA
- a CDS encoding beta-ketoacyl synthase chain length factor has translation MSNSSSFICLNIEKWYASSAGLNGSQAWQDWALNGQYPENNKTIFTNIPAMMRRRMSELSKHAVHSALELLSQTSVDYMVFSSRHGELHRSIALVKDILLGEEASPMAFSQSVHNTAAGLATISSKKPIPLTSIAAGENTFHSALLETFCYLQQHHDKKVLLVDFDEPLPEDYAEFEEQSYRGYALALVISQGEQFAISQAAPRVEPITPRPQALQFLQHYLASSVRTWSVSTRRHTWIWQQK, from the coding sequence ATGTCAAATTCATCCTCTTTTATCTGTTTAAATATTGAAAAGTGGTATGCAAGTTCAGCCGGGCTGAATGGCAGCCAAGCTTGGCAAGATTGGGCTTTGAACGGTCAATATCCCGAAAACAACAAAACGATATTTACTAATATACCAGCGATGATGCGTCGGCGGATGAGCGAATTAAGTAAACACGCGGTGCACAGCGCACTGGAATTACTTTCGCAAACCTCGGTCGATTATATGGTATTTTCCAGTCGGCATGGTGAGTTACATCGCAGCATCGCATTAGTGAAAGATATTTTACTAGGTGAAGAGGCCTCACCCATGGCGTTTTCTCAATCTGTACATAATACCGCAGCGGGGCTGGCCACCATCTCCAGTAAAAAGCCCATTCCATTGACCTCTATAGCCGCGGGCGAAAATACCTTCCACAGCGCGCTACTTGAAACCTTCTGTTATTTACAGCAACACCATGACAAAAAAGTCTTATTGGTGGATTTCGATGAGCCTTTGCCCGAGGATTATGCCGAATTCGAAGAACAGTCGTATCGCGGTTATGCCCTTGCATTGGTGATTAGTCAAGGTGAACAATTCGCCATCAGTCAAGCCGCACCCAGGGTGGAACCAATCACGCCACGCCCACAAGCGTTGCAGTTTTTGCAACACTATCTAGCTAGTTCAGTTCGCACATGGTCAGTTTCCACTCGTCGTCACACTTGGATATGGCAGCAGAAATGA
- a CDS encoding acyl carrier protein yields the protein MSVVNQQQVFEQVKAALIELFELDEDDIQPEANLYQDLDLDSIDAVDLVVHLQKVTGKKIQPEEFKTVRTVNDVVDAVVELVKG from the coding sequence ATGTCAGTAGTAAATCAACAACAAGTCTTTGAGCAAGTAAAAGCCGCTCTGATTGAGCTATTTGAGTTGGATGAAGATGATATCCAGCCCGAAGCCAATCTGTATCAGGACCTAGATCTAGATAGTATTGATGCGGTTGACCTTGTGGTGCACTTGCAAAAAGTGACCGGCAAAAAGATTCAACCAGAGGAATTCAAAACCGTACGTACCGTCAATGATGTAGTCGACGCGGTTGTTGAACTCGTAAAGGGCTAA
- a CDS encoding HAL/PAL/TAL family ammonia-lyase, with protein sequence MTTQTEHNISFGQGRLTIEDVSAIAQGAKARLNDSAQFNAKIDRGVAFLEKLLKEEGVIYGVTTGYGDSCTVAIPSQLVEELPLHLTRFHGCGLGKVLTHEQARAVLATRLCSLAQGVSGVSHELLKQIVTLINHDIAPRIPEEGSVGASGDLTPLSYLAAALIGEREVLYHGQERATAEVFAELGIQPIKLRPKEGLALMNGTSVMTALACLAFKRAEYLTQLTSKITAMVSVGMQGNDFHFDEALFAVKPHPGQQQIAAWLRADLKAEQPPRNSDRLQDRYSLRCAPHVIGMVQDALPWLRQLIENELNSANDNPIIDGDNERVLHGGHFYGGHIAMAMDTLKTAIANLADLLDRQMAQLMDYKFNNGLPFNLSGAEGERKPINHGFKAVQIGISAWTAEALKHTMPASVFSRSTECHNQDKVSMGTIAARDCLRVLELTEQVAAASLLAATQAIEIRRRRGELNQQHMSDQLRAMCAHVLEEFDFLSEDRPLEKDLRHFIARIQQRHWSLY encoded by the coding sequence ATGACAACGCAAACAGAACATAACATCTCCTTTGGCCAGGGACGCCTGACGATTGAAGACGTCAGCGCAATTGCACAGGGGGCAAAAGCCCGCTTAAATGACTCAGCCCAGTTCAACGCCAAAATCGACCGTGGCGTGGCTTTTTTAGAGAAGTTACTCAAAGAAGAAGGCGTTATCTACGGTGTCACCACCGGATACGGTGACTCTTGTACCGTGGCAATTCCAAGCCAACTGGTTGAAGAGCTTCCGCTGCACCTAACTCGCTTTCACGGCTGCGGCCTTGGCAAAGTGCTCACTCATGAGCAAGCGCGCGCGGTACTGGCGACACGCCTTTGCTCACTCGCGCAAGGTGTTTCCGGCGTAAGCCACGAGCTGCTCAAGCAGATTGTCACGCTGATCAATCATGACATCGCCCCGCGAATTCCAGAAGAAGGCTCGGTCGGCGCTAGTGGCGATCTCACGCCGCTCTCCTATCTTGCAGCGGCCTTGATTGGCGAGCGCGAAGTGTTATATCACGGCCAAGAACGCGCCACCGCGGAGGTGTTTGCTGAGCTGGGGATCCAACCTATTAAGCTGCGGCCAAAAGAAGGTTTGGCGCTGATGAACGGCACCTCGGTCATGACCGCACTCGCTTGTCTAGCATTTAAACGGGCCGAATATCTCACTCAGCTTACAAGCAAAATCACCGCGATGGTTTCGGTTGGCATGCAAGGCAACGACTTCCATTTCGATGAAGCCCTGTTTGCCGTCAAACCGCACCCAGGTCAGCAACAGATCGCGGCGTGGCTGCGTGCCGATCTTAAAGCTGAACAACCGCCGCGTAACAGCGATCGTCTACAAGATCGCTACTCGCTGCGCTGCGCGCCACATGTGATTGGCATGGTGCAAGACGCCCTGCCTTGGCTGCGCCAATTGATCGAAAACGAGCTCAACAGCGCCAATGACAACCCCATCATCGATGGCGACAATGAACGCGTTCTGCACGGCGGACATTTCTACGGCGGCCACATCGCTATGGCGATGGATACGCTAAAAACGGCGATTGCCAACTTGGCGGATCTACTGGACAGACAAATGGCGCAGTTAATGGACTATAAGTTCAATAACGGCCTACCATTTAACCTAAGTGGTGCTGAAGGCGAGCGCAAACCAATCAACCACGGTTTTAAAGCGGTGCAGATCGGCATTTCCGCTTGGACAGCAGAAGCCCTGAAACACACCATGCCAGCCAGCGTGTTCTCACGTTCAACCGAATGTCACAACCAAGACAAAGTGAGCATGGGCACTATCGCCGCGCGCGATTGTCTACGCGTACTGGAGCTGACGGAACAAGTGGCCGCAGCCTCGTTACTTGCCGCCACGCAAGCGATCGAAATTCGCCGCCGTCGCGGTGAGTTGAACCAGCAACATATGAGCGACCAACTGCGTGCGATGTGCGCTCACGTGTTGGAAGAGTTTGATTTTTTGAGCGAAGATCGCCCGCTAGAGAAGGACCTGCGCCACTTTATCGCGCGTATTCAACAGCGCCACTGGTCATTGTATTAA
- a CDS encoding phosphopantetheine-binding protein, with protein sequence MEVLHNEIKQLIIDALNLEDISIDDIETQAPLFGDGLGLDSIDALELGLAIKKKYNIVIDADDNNTRQHFASVANLANYISSQTEH encoded by the coding sequence GTGGAAGTACTACATAACGAAATCAAACAACTGATCATCGACGCCCTTAACCTTGAAGACATTTCGATTGATGATATCGAAACGCAAGCACCGCTGTTTGGTGATGGTTTAGGCTTAGACTCCATCGATGCATTAGAGCTCGGTTTGGCCATTAAAAAGAAATACAATATCGTTATTGATGCGGATGATAATAACACCCGTCAACACTTCGCCTCTGTCGCTAATTTGGCGAATTATATTTCTTCACAAACCGAACATTAA
- a CDS encoding NAD(P)-binding protein: protein MQKQSTQVVIIGAGPSGATAAALLKAQNIDVIVLEKAQFPSIHNMRMSGTG from the coding sequence ATGCAAAAGCAATCGACTCAGGTTGTGATTATCGGCGCTGGCCCTTCAGGGGCGACGGCTGCTGCGCTACTGAAAGCGCAAAACATCGATGTCATTGTATTGGAAAAAGCGCAATTTCCGAGCATCCACAACATGCGGATGTCTGGTACTGGCTGA
- a CDS encoding class I SAM-dependent methyltransferase, with product MLNHYLDPYNAFEAKTEAQKLSFAPILFHTARTLRDLNILGVLDSAGETGLTATIIAEQTNVSEYGVKVLLDMALSAHIVVWREPNYVLANLGHYLLHDGMTKTNMDFTADVCYAAMGHLTESILERKPAGLKELGDWSTIYEGLSRLPDKAKESWFQFDHYYSDRSFPILLERVFADKPQHIIDIGGNTGKWALQCCNYDPDVKVTIVDLPRQLELAMSNAREQGFAERISPFPANMLDKKQALPTQGDIWWMSQFLDCFSPMEILSILTRVKESLQPGAVVYILELFCDAQKYDAASYSLNATSLYFTCLANGNSRFYRSDDFLQIVAEAGLVVIERTDNIGLGHTLLKLVAKSH from the coding sequence GTGTTAAATCATTATTTAGATCCTTATAACGCTTTTGAAGCCAAAACAGAGGCACAAAAACTCTCCTTTGCCCCGATTCTTTTCCATACAGCCCGAACTCTTAGAGACTTAAATATACTTGGAGTTTTGGACTCAGCAGGAGAAACGGGGCTGACAGCTACAATCATTGCTGAGCAAACTAACGTATCTGAATATGGGGTTAAAGTTTTGCTAGATATGGCTTTGAGTGCCCACATTGTGGTCTGGAGAGAGCCTAACTACGTACTGGCGAACCTCGGACATTATCTACTGCATGATGGGATGACTAAGACTAATATGGATTTCACGGCAGATGTATGTTACGCCGCGATGGGGCATCTGACTGAATCAATATTGGAAAGGAAACCAGCTGGTCTGAAAGAACTGGGCGATTGGAGCACCATTTACGAAGGGCTTTCACGTTTACCGGATAAAGCTAAAGAGAGTTGGTTTCAGTTTGATCACTATTACTCCGACCGTTCTTTTCCAATCCTACTAGAGCGGGTGTTTGCAGACAAACCCCAACACATCATAGACATTGGTGGAAACACCGGAAAATGGGCTCTTCAGTGTTGCAATTATGATCCAGATGTTAAAGTGACCATTGTCGATCTGCCACGTCAGTTAGAACTGGCGATGTCCAATGCCCGTGAGCAAGGTTTTGCTGAGCGAATATCCCCTTTCCCTGCCAATATGTTGGATAAAAAGCAAGCTTTGCCGACACAAGGCGATATCTGGTGGATGAGCCAGTTTCTTGACTGCTTCTCGCCAATGGAGATTCTCAGCATTTTGACTCGCGTTAAAGAGAGCCTTCAGCCCGGAGCAGTGGTGTATATTCTTGAGCTCTTTTGTGATGCTCAGAAATACGACGCGGCATCTTACAGCCTTAATGCGACCTCGCTGTACTTTACCTGTTTGGCCAATGGTAACAGCCGTTTTTACCGCAGTGACGATTTTCTGCAAATTGTCGCCGAAGCGGGGTTAGTGGTGATTGAAAGAACTGACAATATCGGTCTTGGTCATACCTTGCTAAAACTGGTCGCAAAATCACATTAA